In Cydia fagiglandana chromosome 16, ilCydFagi1.1, whole genome shotgun sequence, the following are encoded in one genomic region:
- the LOC134671703 gene encoding general odorant-binding protein 1-like, which produces MSHITRLVLSLAAVALAQATVEVMKDVTLGFGEALKQCRDSSGLTEEKMEEFFHFWRDDFKFEHRELGCAIQCMSRHFNLLTDGERMHHENTDKFIKSFPNGEVLSKQMVALIHSCEQKFDDMEDHCWRILRIAECFKSGCQERGIAPSMEMMMAEFIMESES; this is translated from the exons ATGTCGCACATAACCCGGCTGGTGCTATCTCTGGCGGCGGTTGCGCTTGCGCAGGCCACCGTCGAGGTGATGAAGGACGTCACCCTTGGCTTCGGAGAGGCGCTCAAGCAGTGCAGAGACAGT TCCGGCCTGACAGAAGAGAAGATGGAGGAGTTCTTCCACTTCTGGCGCGACGATTTCAAGTTCGAGCACCGCGAGCTGGGCTGCGCCATCCAGTGCATGTCCAGACACTTCAACCTGCTCACCGACGGAGAGAGGATGCATCATGAGAACACGGACAAGTTCATCAAGTCCTTCCCTAACG GTGAGGTGTTATCCAAACAAATGGTAGCCCTTATCCACTCCTGCGAGCAGAAGTTTGACGACATGGAGGACCACTGCTGGCGAATCCTGCGCATCGCAGAGTGCTTCAAGAGCGGCTGCCAGGAGCGAGGCATAGCGCCCTCTATGGAGATGATGATGGCTGAGTTTATCATGGAGTCCGAGTCTTAA